A genomic region of Candidatus Schekmanbacteria bacterium contains the following coding sequences:
- the rplN gene encoding 50S ribosomal protein L14, giving the protein MIQTRSNLNVADNSGAKSIQCIRVMGGSKHRYAAIGDIIRASVKEASPNGTVKKGDVVFAVVVRTRKELGRTDGTYIRFDDNAAVLINAQKEPVGTRIFGPVARELRRKNFMKIISLAPEVL; this is encoded by the coding sequence ATGATTCAGACCAGAAGTAACTTGAACGTGGCTGACAATTCCGGCGCAAAAAGTATCCAGTGTATCAGGGTAATGGGCGGATCAAAACACAGGTATGCTGCTATAGGCGACATAATAAGGGCATCGGTGAAGGAAGCGTCCCCGAATGGAACTGTTAAAAAAGGTGATGTTGTCTTTGCTGTGGTTGTAAGAACAAGAAAAGAACTTGGAAGGACTGACGGGACTTATATCAGGTTTGACGACAATGCGGCTGTTCTAATAAATGCCCAGAAGGAGCCGGTCGGAACACGAATATTCGGACCTGTTGCAAGAGAGTTAAGGCGCAAGAATTTCATGAAGATCATATCTCTGG
- the rpsQ gene encoding 30S ribosomal protein S17, with the protein MKVNKELVGTVVSNRMDKTVVVAVERLVRHPKYNKIYRRRVKFKVHDEKNECKLGDKVRIIETRPISKDKRSIVKEIITRAER; encoded by the coding sequence ATGAAAGTTAATAAAGAATTGGTTGGTACGGTAGTAAGCAACCGGATGGACAAGACGGTTGTAGTAGCAGTCGAAAGGCTTGTGCGGCATCCAAAGTATAACAAGATATACAGACGCCGTGTAAAGTTTAAGGTCCATGATGAGAAGAATGAATGCAAGCTCGGCGACAAGGTCCGGATTATAGAGACCAGGCCGATTAGCAAGGATAAACGGAGCATAGTAAAAGAGATAATTACGAGGGCGGAAAGATAG
- the rpmC gene encoding 50S ribosomal protein L29 codes for MKAKELRELTDEELKKKETDLSEELFNLKFRHSSGQAESPAKIKQVRRERARIITILNQRAHSSKTANV; via the coding sequence ATGAAGGCAAAAGAATTAAGAGAACTTACAGACGAAGAGCTGAAAAAAAAGGAAACAGATCTGTCGGAAGAGCTTTTCAACCTGAAATTCAGGCATTCTTCCGGTCAGGCTGAATCTCCTGCCAAGATAAAGCAGGTAAGAAGGGAACGCGCCAGAATCATTACGATACTGAATCAGAGGGCGCATAGCAGTAAGACGGCTAACGTCTGA
- the rplP gene encoding 50S ribosomal protein L16 — translation MLMPSKTKYRKQQKGRLRGKATRGSKLDFGEYGLKTLECGKITARQIEASRIAITRTIKRGGKVWIRIFPDKPVSKKPAETRMGKGKGAPEFWVAPVKAGRMLFEMSGVTEDVATKALMLASHKLGIRTKIVSRA, via the coding sequence ATGTTAATGCCATCGAAAACAAAATATAGAAAGCAGCAGAAGGGAAGACTGAGAGGGAAGGCTACAAGAGGGTCCAAACTTGATTTCGGTGAATACGGTCTAAAGACGCTTGAATGCGGAAAAATTACAGCGCGCCAGATTGAGGCAAGCCGTATTGCAATAACCAGAACGATTAAAAGAGGCGGGAAAGTCTGGATAAGGATTTTCCCGGATAAACCGGTTTCTAAGAAACCGGCTGAAACCAGGATGGGAAAAGGAAAAGGAGCCCCAGAGTTCTGGGTTGCTCCGGTAAAGGCAGGGAGAATGCTTTTTGAAATGAGCGGAGTTACGGAAGATGTTGCTACCAAAGCGTTGATGCTTGCTTCGCATAAGCTTGGGATCAGGACAAAGATTGTTTCCCGTGCGTAA
- the rpsC gene encoding 30S ribosomal protein S3 yields the protein MGQKVHPLGFRLGITKTWDSKWFATKNYADQVHQDLAIRKLLKVKLERAGVAKIEIERASDNLKVDIYSARPGIVIGRKGQEVDKLKDDLKKLTGKIVTVNIHEIKKAEVDSQLVAENIAMQILKRVSYRRAMKRSITSALRYGAQGIKICCAGRLGGAEIARTEWFREGRVPLHTLKADIDYGFAEARAPYGLIGVKVWIYKGNVIPEKAAPEKETEAR from the coding sequence GTGGGACAAAAGGTTCATCCGTTAGGATTTAGGCTCGGAATTACAAAAACTTGGGACTCCAAGTGGTTTGCTACTAAAAATTATGCTGACCAGGTTCATCAGGATCTTGCCATAAGGAAGCTTCTTAAGGTCAAGCTTGAGAGAGCAGGTGTGGCAAAAATAGAGATAGAAAGAGCATCTGATAATCTTAAGGTTGATATCTATTCTGCCAGGCCCGGTATAGTTATAGGAAGGAAGGGGCAGGAAGTCGACAAACTCAAAGATGATCTGAAAAAGCTTACGGGAAAGATAGTTACCGTAAATATACATGAAATAAAGAAAGCTGAAGTGGACTCTCAGCTCGTGGCGGAAAACATAGCCATGCAGATATTAAAGAGGGTCTCATACAGACGTGCAATGAAGAGGAGTATTACATCCGCGCTCCGTTACGGCGCACAAGGGATTAAGATCTGCTGTGCGGGAAGGCTTGGCGGCGCGGAAATCGCAAGGACAGAATGGTTCAGGGAAGGCCGCGTTCCGCTGCACACCCTGAAGGCTGATATAGATTACGGATTTGCAGAAGCAAGAGCACCGTACGGGTTGATAGGGGTCAAGGTATGGATTTACAAAGGCAATGTTATCCCGGAGAAGGCCGCACCAGAGAAAGAAACGGAAGCAAGGTAA
- the rplV gene encoding 50S ribosomal protein L22, whose translation MTGVAKARFLRIGPRKVRLVVDMIRGKTANEALSILEFSPRYPSVAVRKLLKSAISNVMNVSEAKKVELDPDTLVIDRVFVDEGPSMKRMSPRAFGRADIIRKRSSHITIILGTK comes from the coding sequence ATAACAGGAGTGGCAAAGGCACGGTTTCTAAGAATCGGCCCGAGAAAAGTAAGGCTTGTCGTTGACATGATCCGCGGCAAGACTGCCAATGAAGCTCTTTCAATACTTGAATTCTCGCCGCGCTACCCTTCTGTTGCCGTGAGGAAGCTTTTGAAATCAGCGATTTCGAATGTAATGAATGTTTCTGAAGCAAAGAAGGTTGAGCTCGATCCTGACACACTGGTAATAGACAGGGTGTTTGTGGATGAGGGACCTAGTATGAAAAGGATGAGCCCCAGGGCTTTCGGAAGGGCAGATATCATCCGCAAGAGAAGCAGTCATATAACAATAATTTTAGGGACCAAGTAG
- the rpsS gene encoding 30S ribosomal protein S19: MARSVSKGPFVDESLKKKIEGMSRSRGDQKIIKTWSRRSTIIPEFIGYTLAVHNGKKFIPVYVTENMVGHKLGEFAPTRTFRGHSGKKSEKTTSVTGKK, encoded by the coding sequence ATGGCACGCTCAGTATCGAAAGGTCCATTTGTTGATGAATCCCTAAAGAAAAAGATCGAGGGGATGAGCCGTTCAAGGGGAGACCAGAAGATTATTAAAACCTGGTCAAGGAGAAGCACCATCATCCCTGAATTCATAGGCTATACATTAGCCGTACACAACGGAAAGAAGTTTATACCCGTTTATGTCACAGAGAATATGGTAGGACACAAACTCGGAGAATTCGCCCCGACGAGGACATTCCGCGGGCATTCCGGGAAAAAATCTGAAAAAACTACAAGTGTAACGGGAAAGAAATAA